One Mya arenaria isolate MELC-2E11 chromosome 5, ASM2691426v1 genomic window carries:
- the LOC128234279 gene encoding uncharacterized protein LOC128234279 isoform X1, protein MSTPTSPLWAVPEELPQFVRLPPNYTCVMCGFALRLPVQTTCGHRMCEACVPRLFQNGRLENALCPVGEADCQLLDATKLTVDTSTRREIAQLPVYCRYRSRSCAETPKWQDLQTHLATCAYRRPEEIKLSRNTGTFQGYKKNKAFKQRGDPPNAGVFYNDFDALSDNETGHVITGHHGGKADLQTMHHTKEVRCCSEYQAYPGSCSDCGGYSSCSECRFPNQEGHIDEQKFAKSFQRKIHESTRQSKESLKTRPTQDELSENEVERVTRDLDSMPDDSPDHPFDKLRSIVYHEKLDDIDPPDLVSDDSSDILEISEDEHIGGYTFAVESKKIATDTNQSIRRSITDLKKRAQTENEHQSAYRENTEPQSHKYRVTVDNLADNSKGKRSTSTGSVKMEPFGAAAISHAKHVDEKTSNENERVDSGMERMGLVLRTAQEKLICKWAFEGWFNVQEEYPFPLPQNISTITGPRGTGSSTGHMTMLGKQPPQISRRIPKMFHRKSNFCGQCDTHDGFQMPPSIFTTLSDIAKEMGFDFPSLIESAENMGMNLPLPCMQCFEKRQGEGARELQHDMDASGQGGRCPVCGGKIQTLSEFGRMLGKMRKLMSEKDLVARDVYPDGNCAYAAIIDQLRVRGDFRYTVKTLRQAAVQFLRDNPNAEDDTPLALFLTHEETWDAYLARMSQDGEWGDHMTLNAICNALNMTLVIYGGYSGQAETRLVPLTAKHANTDTANPFPEIFLGHINESHYISLRPRQWKQRLSEDSVGNSAMETLYCHMVHIENIVKRLVQLQYITPAVPYSRVGHLPFSSEGNELRVDMVGSYPNKMLTRLAHVNNISPDIGIFFPTENVNKESKRQITTFLSPNDTRAVPIIDHARKKDLLINALEENIPGLLCLKPICPSLWAGETEYVNGEIILKTISISPNWKLGGHDFIAFRCDWPDCANEWFVRTRKVQMYSTTCLRTLYDSGCHIIPALERESMTDVMDICLSANIVEQGVYWCYSFATAERTICQRVLDNGQVQVFLIFRNLLDETVADYSIPMSVLKSVFYYACENVTLSDWISQPGHCLLLLLHKLAEGLEKRFIPHYFISQLNLLLGMEDTVMAKFLQEVHSIEAQFLEKLFFMADRLNVTATELGSFFDNIIDDVFMYSSHRNALRSFNEAIIPACSDILQDFVYQKNFNDAFVVLEDMREQTGLYSAEPCNVPDLIKTAMGTMAIGYKYCMSVFVDIQLNTEYSTDLCVGFETIALSEMFGPDIPSELGRKPVPSLYAIATGDLMFPSVFTTVLRQGSLHDAFISGLRFYLDTYAEIAGENLAIEGSMNSKSALYMLAGLYDTLWLSYLQQGRQEEFRPLLTRYTLIVEHSGVPYLYEYLASALRTLGEHDMAKDLEKRDTRGPQNMITTLMNALK, encoded by the exons ACACATTTGGCCACTTGCGCGTATAGACGACCGGAAGAAATCAAGCTTTCTAGAAACACAGGGACATTTCAAGGATACAAAAAG AACAAGGCTTTCAAACAAAGGGGAGATCCACCAAATGCGGGTGTGTTTTATAACGATTTCGACGCTCTATCGGACAACGAAACGGGTCACGTGATTACAGGGCATCATGGCGGGAAAGCAGATTTGCAAACCATGCACCATACTAAGGAAGTAAGATGTTGCTCCGAATATCAAGCTTATCCGGGTAGCTGCAGTGATTGTGGTGGATACTCGTCCTGCTCGGAATGTCGCTTTCCAAATCAAGAGGGGCACATTGATGAACAGAAGTTTGCAAAGTCTTTTCAACGAAAGATTCACGAATCAACCCGGCAATCGAAGGAATCATTGAAGACAAGACCAACACAAGACGAGCTTTCAGAAAACGAGGTTGAACGGGTGACCCGTGACCTGGATAGTATGCCCGACGACAGCCCAGATCATCCCTTTGATAAGCTCCGTAGTATTGTTTACCATGAAAAATTAGATGATATTGACCCACCTGATCTAGTGTCAGATGATTCAAGTGACATTTTAGAAATATCAGAAGATGAGCACATTGGTGGTTATACGTTTGCTGTTGAATCTAAAAAGATTGCTACAGATACCAACCAATCAATAAGACGTTCGATAACTGATTTAAAGAAAAGAGCCCAAACAGAGAATGAACACCAAAGTGCATATAGAGAAAACACTGAACCTCAAAGCCACAAATACAGAGTCACTGTCGACAATTTAGCAGATAACTCGAAGGGAAAAAGATCAACTTCGACAGGTTCAGTCAAAATGGAACCCTTCGGTGCAGCTGCGATATCACACGCGAAACATGTTGATGAAAAAACGAGTAATGAGAACGAAAGAGTAGATTCAGGAATGGAACGTATGGGCCTAGTTCTCCGAACAGCACAGGAAAAACTTATTTGCAAATGGGCGTTTGAAGGGTGGTTTAATGTACAAGAGGAGTACCCGTTCCCGCTACCACAGAACATTTCAACAATAACTGGCCCACGCGGGACAGGGAGCTcaaccggtcacatgaccatgTTGGGAAAACAACCGCCTCAAATTTCGAGAAGAATTCCAAAGATGTTTCACAGGAAGTCCAATTTTTGTGGTCAGT GTGACACGCACGATGGTTTTCAGATGCCGCCGTCAATCTTTACGACTCTGTCAGACATTGCAAAAGAAATGGGTTTC GATTTTCCGTCGTTGATCGAGAGTGCGGAAAACATGGGTATGAATCTGCCGCTGCCCTGTATGCAATGTTTCGAAAAGCGGCAAGGGGAGGGCGCGCGCGAGCTTCAGCACGACATGGACGCTAGCGGACAGGGAGGCAGATGTCCGG TGTGTGGTGGAAAGATTCAAACACTAAGCGAGTTTGGACGGATGCTTGGCAAGATGCGGAAGTTGATGTCTGAAAAGGACCTTGTCGCCCGCGACGTCTACCCAGACGGAAACTGCGCATATGCCGCTATAATCGATCAGCTAAGGGTGCGCGGGGACTTCCGGTATACCGTCAAGACATTACGCCAAGCTGCGGTCCAATTCTTACGAGATAATCCAAACGCG GAAGATGACACCCCTCTGGCACTGTTCCTGACGCACGAGGAGACCTGGGACGCGTACCTAGCGCGGATGAGTCAGGACGGCGAGTGGGGGGATCACATGACCCTTAA TGCTATCTGTAACGCCTTGAATATGACCTTAGTGATATACGGGGGTTACTCGGGTCAGGCAGAGACACGACTCGTCCCACTGACTGCAAAACACGCAAACACGG ATACTGCAAACCCTTTCCCTGAGATATTCCTCGGTCATATAAATGAAAGCCACTACATTAGCTTGCGACCGCGTCAATGGAAACAAAGGCTATCTGAAG ATAGTGTGGGGAATTCAGCGATGGAAACATTGTACTGTCACATGGTACATATCGAGAATATTGTGAAGCGACTGGTGCAGTTGCAGTACATTACGCCAGCAGTCCCATACTCTCGTGTTGGTCACCTCCCTTTTAGTTCTGAAGGAAATGAACTGCGCGTTGATATGGTTGGTAGTTATCCAAACAAAATGCTCACACGTCTTGCAcatgtaaataacatttcaccCGATATTGGAATATTCTTTCCGACAGAAAACGTAAACAAGGAATCGAAACGTCAGATAACAACGTTTTTATCGCCGAACGACACTCGAGCAGTACCGATTATTGATCATGCAAGAAAAAAGGATCTACTTATTAACGCACTTGAAGAGAACATACCAGGCCTGTTGTGTCTCAAGCCGATATGTCCCTCTTTGTGGGCCGGGGAGACTGAGTATGTAAACggagaaataattttaaaaactatttctaTTTCGCCCAACTGGAAATTAGGAGGCCATGATTTCATAGCGTTTCGGTGTGATTGGCCTGACTGTGCGAACGAGTGGTTTGTACGGACTCGAAAGGTCCAGATGTATTCAACAACATGTTTGCGAACGTTGTACGACAGTGGATGTCACATTATACCAGCACTTGAGCGAGAGAGTATGACAGATGTCATGGATATCTGTCTCTCGGCCAACATCGTAGAACAAGGAGTGTACTGGTGTTATTCCTTTGCTACGGCGGAAAGGACAATTTGTCAAAGAGTGCTTGATAATGGACAAGTACAGGTTTTCCTAATCTTCAGGAATCTTCTTGACGAGACGGTAGCAGACTATTCTATACCAATGTCTGTTCTGAAATCCGTGTTTTATTATGCATGTGAAAACGTGACTCTGAGTGATTGGATTTCGCAACCTGGCCATTGCCTACTTTTACTATTACACAAGCTGGCAGAAGGATTAGAGAAGAGGTTTATCCCTCACTACTTCATCTCACAGCTCAATCTCTTGTTAGGGATGGAGGACACAGTGATGGCAAAATTCCTTCAAGAAGTTCATTCAATAGAGGCTCAGTTTTTAGAAAAGCTTTTCTTCATGGCCGACAGACTAAATGTTACTGCAACAGAGCTCGGTTCGTTCTTTGACAACATCAtcgatgatgtgttcatgtattCGTCTCACAGAAACGCTCTTCGGTCGTTCAACGAGGCCATCATACCTGCTTGTTCAGATATACTACAAGATTTTGTATATCAGAAAAACTTCAACGATGCGTTTGTAGTTCTTGAAGATATGAGGGAGCAGACGGGGTTGTATTCAGCAGAACCGTGCAATGTACCCGACTTGATTAAAACAGCAATGGGAACCATGGCGATTGGATACAAGTACTGTATGTCTGTTTTTGTGGACATACAACTAAATACTGAGTACAGCACAGACCTCTGTGTAGGCTTCGAAACAATCGCGTTGTCAGAAATGTTCGGACCAGATATCCCAAGCGAACTCGGGCGAAAACCTGTTCCTTCATTGTATGCTATAGCTACTGGAGATCTGATGTTCCCATCAGTATTTACAACAGTCCTGCGACAAGGCAGTTTACATGATGCTTTCATTTCTGGTTTGAGGTTCTATTTGGACACTTATGCGGAAATAGCGGGTGAAAATCTTGCCATCGAAGGCTCGATGAATTCGAAATCGGCGCTATACATGCTTGCCGGTCTCTACGACACACTATGGTTGTCTTATTTGCAGCAAGGGCGCCAGGAAGAGTTCCGCCCTCTACTGACGAGGTACACACTGATTGTAGAGCACAGCGGCGTGccatatttgtatgaatatcTTGCGAGCGCCTTGCGTACACTTGGAGAGCATGACATGGCAAAGGACTTAGAGAAACGTGATACACGGGGCCCCCAGAACATGATAACGACTTTGATGAATGCCCTGAAATAA
- the LOC128234279 gene encoding uncharacterized protein LOC128234279 isoform X2 — MSTPTSPLWAVPEELPQFVRLPPNYTCVMCGFALRLPVQTTCGHRMCEACVPRLFQNGRLENALCPVGEADCQLLDATKLTVDTSTRREIAQLPVYCRYRSRSCAETPKWQDLQTHLATCAYRRPEEIKLSRNTGTFQGYKKNKAFKQRGDPPNAGVFYNDFDALSDNETGHVITGHHGGKADLQTMHHTKEVRCCSEYQAYPGSCSDCGGYSSCSECRFPNQEGHIDEQKFAKSFQRKIHESTRQSKESLKTRPTQDELSENEVERVTRDLDSMPDDSPDHPFDKLRSIVYHEKLDDIDPPDLVSDDSSDILEISEDEHIGGYTFAVESKKIATDTNQSIRRSITDLKKRAQTENEHQSAYRENTEPQSHKYRVTVDNLADNSKGKRSTSTGSVKMEPFGAAAISHAKHVDEKTSNENERVDSGMERMGLVLRTAQEKLICKWAFEGWFNVQEEYPFPLPQNISTITGPRGTGSSTGHMTMLGKQPPQISRRIPKMFHRKSNFCGDTHDGFQMPPSIFTTLSDIAKEMGFDFPSLIESAENMGMNLPLPCMQCFEKRQGEGARELQHDMDASGQGGRCPVCGGKIQTLSEFGRMLGKMRKLMSEKDLVARDVYPDGNCAYAAIIDQLRVRGDFRYTVKTLRQAAVQFLRDNPNAEDDTPLALFLTHEETWDAYLARMSQDGEWGDHMTLNAICNALNMTLVIYGGYSGQAETRLVPLTAKHANTDTANPFPEIFLGHINESHYISLRPRQWKQRLSEDSVGNSAMETLYCHMVHIENIVKRLVQLQYITPAVPYSRVGHLPFSSEGNELRVDMVGSYPNKMLTRLAHVNNISPDIGIFFPTENVNKESKRQITTFLSPNDTRAVPIIDHARKKDLLINALEENIPGLLCLKPICPSLWAGETEYVNGEIILKTISISPNWKLGGHDFIAFRCDWPDCANEWFVRTRKVQMYSTTCLRTLYDSGCHIIPALERESMTDVMDICLSANIVEQGVYWCYSFATAERTICQRVLDNGQVQVFLIFRNLLDETVADYSIPMSVLKSVFYYACENVTLSDWISQPGHCLLLLLHKLAEGLEKRFIPHYFISQLNLLLGMEDTVMAKFLQEVHSIEAQFLEKLFFMADRLNVTATELGSFFDNIIDDVFMYSSHRNALRSFNEAIIPACSDILQDFVYQKNFNDAFVVLEDMREQTGLYSAEPCNVPDLIKTAMGTMAIGYKYCMSVFVDIQLNTEYSTDLCVGFETIALSEMFGPDIPSELGRKPVPSLYAIATGDLMFPSVFTTVLRQGSLHDAFISGLRFYLDTYAEIAGENLAIEGSMNSKSALYMLAGLYDTLWLSYLQQGRQEEFRPLLTRYTLIVEHSGVPYLYEYLASALRTLGEHDMAKDLEKRDTRGPQNMITTLMNALK, encoded by the exons ACACATTTGGCCACTTGCGCGTATAGACGACCGGAAGAAATCAAGCTTTCTAGAAACACAGGGACATTTCAAGGATACAAAAAG AACAAGGCTTTCAAACAAAGGGGAGATCCACCAAATGCGGGTGTGTTTTATAACGATTTCGACGCTCTATCGGACAACGAAACGGGTCACGTGATTACAGGGCATCATGGCGGGAAAGCAGATTTGCAAACCATGCACCATACTAAGGAAGTAAGATGTTGCTCCGAATATCAAGCTTATCCGGGTAGCTGCAGTGATTGTGGTGGATACTCGTCCTGCTCGGAATGTCGCTTTCCAAATCAAGAGGGGCACATTGATGAACAGAAGTTTGCAAAGTCTTTTCAACGAAAGATTCACGAATCAACCCGGCAATCGAAGGAATCATTGAAGACAAGACCAACACAAGACGAGCTTTCAGAAAACGAGGTTGAACGGGTGACCCGTGACCTGGATAGTATGCCCGACGACAGCCCAGATCATCCCTTTGATAAGCTCCGTAGTATTGTTTACCATGAAAAATTAGATGATATTGACCCACCTGATCTAGTGTCAGATGATTCAAGTGACATTTTAGAAATATCAGAAGATGAGCACATTGGTGGTTATACGTTTGCTGTTGAATCTAAAAAGATTGCTACAGATACCAACCAATCAATAAGACGTTCGATAACTGATTTAAAGAAAAGAGCCCAAACAGAGAATGAACACCAAAGTGCATATAGAGAAAACACTGAACCTCAAAGCCACAAATACAGAGTCACTGTCGACAATTTAGCAGATAACTCGAAGGGAAAAAGATCAACTTCGACAGGTTCAGTCAAAATGGAACCCTTCGGTGCAGCTGCGATATCACACGCGAAACATGTTGATGAAAAAACGAGTAATGAGAACGAAAGAGTAGATTCAGGAATGGAACGTATGGGCCTAGTTCTCCGAACAGCACAGGAAAAACTTATTTGCAAATGGGCGTTTGAAGGGTGGTTTAATGTACAAGAGGAGTACCCGTTCCCGCTACCACAGAACATTTCAACAATAACTGGCCCACGCGGGACAGGGAGCTcaaccggtcacatgaccatgTTGGGAAAACAACCGCCTCAAATTTCGAGAAGAATTCCAAAGATGTTTCACAGGAAGTCCAATTTTTGTG GTGACACGCACGATGGTTTTCAGATGCCGCCGTCAATCTTTACGACTCTGTCAGACATTGCAAAAGAAATGGGTTTC GATTTTCCGTCGTTGATCGAGAGTGCGGAAAACATGGGTATGAATCTGCCGCTGCCCTGTATGCAATGTTTCGAAAAGCGGCAAGGGGAGGGCGCGCGCGAGCTTCAGCACGACATGGACGCTAGCGGACAGGGAGGCAGATGTCCGG TGTGTGGTGGAAAGATTCAAACACTAAGCGAGTTTGGACGGATGCTTGGCAAGATGCGGAAGTTGATGTCTGAAAAGGACCTTGTCGCCCGCGACGTCTACCCAGACGGAAACTGCGCATATGCCGCTATAATCGATCAGCTAAGGGTGCGCGGGGACTTCCGGTATACCGTCAAGACATTACGCCAAGCTGCGGTCCAATTCTTACGAGATAATCCAAACGCG GAAGATGACACCCCTCTGGCACTGTTCCTGACGCACGAGGAGACCTGGGACGCGTACCTAGCGCGGATGAGTCAGGACGGCGAGTGGGGGGATCACATGACCCTTAA TGCTATCTGTAACGCCTTGAATATGACCTTAGTGATATACGGGGGTTACTCGGGTCAGGCAGAGACACGACTCGTCCCACTGACTGCAAAACACGCAAACACGG ATACTGCAAACCCTTTCCCTGAGATATTCCTCGGTCATATAAATGAAAGCCACTACATTAGCTTGCGACCGCGTCAATGGAAACAAAGGCTATCTGAAG ATAGTGTGGGGAATTCAGCGATGGAAACATTGTACTGTCACATGGTACATATCGAGAATATTGTGAAGCGACTGGTGCAGTTGCAGTACATTACGCCAGCAGTCCCATACTCTCGTGTTGGTCACCTCCCTTTTAGTTCTGAAGGAAATGAACTGCGCGTTGATATGGTTGGTAGTTATCCAAACAAAATGCTCACACGTCTTGCAcatgtaaataacatttcaccCGATATTGGAATATTCTTTCCGACAGAAAACGTAAACAAGGAATCGAAACGTCAGATAACAACGTTTTTATCGCCGAACGACACTCGAGCAGTACCGATTATTGATCATGCAAGAAAAAAGGATCTACTTATTAACGCACTTGAAGAGAACATACCAGGCCTGTTGTGTCTCAAGCCGATATGTCCCTCTTTGTGGGCCGGGGAGACTGAGTATGTAAACggagaaataattttaaaaactatttctaTTTCGCCCAACTGGAAATTAGGAGGCCATGATTTCATAGCGTTTCGGTGTGATTGGCCTGACTGTGCGAACGAGTGGTTTGTACGGACTCGAAAGGTCCAGATGTATTCAACAACATGTTTGCGAACGTTGTACGACAGTGGATGTCACATTATACCAGCACTTGAGCGAGAGAGTATGACAGATGTCATGGATATCTGTCTCTCGGCCAACATCGTAGAACAAGGAGTGTACTGGTGTTATTCCTTTGCTACGGCGGAAAGGACAATTTGTCAAAGAGTGCTTGATAATGGACAAGTACAGGTTTTCCTAATCTTCAGGAATCTTCTTGACGAGACGGTAGCAGACTATTCTATACCAATGTCTGTTCTGAAATCCGTGTTTTATTATGCATGTGAAAACGTGACTCTGAGTGATTGGATTTCGCAACCTGGCCATTGCCTACTTTTACTATTACACAAGCTGGCAGAAGGATTAGAGAAGAGGTTTATCCCTCACTACTTCATCTCACAGCTCAATCTCTTGTTAGGGATGGAGGACACAGTGATGGCAAAATTCCTTCAAGAAGTTCATTCAATAGAGGCTCAGTTTTTAGAAAAGCTTTTCTTCATGGCCGACAGACTAAATGTTACTGCAACAGAGCTCGGTTCGTTCTTTGACAACATCAtcgatgatgtgttcatgtattCGTCTCACAGAAACGCTCTTCGGTCGTTCAACGAGGCCATCATACCTGCTTGTTCAGATATACTACAAGATTTTGTATATCAGAAAAACTTCAACGATGCGTTTGTAGTTCTTGAAGATATGAGGGAGCAGACGGGGTTGTATTCAGCAGAACCGTGCAATGTACCCGACTTGATTAAAACAGCAATGGGAACCATGGCGATTGGATACAAGTACTGTATGTCTGTTTTTGTGGACATACAACTAAATACTGAGTACAGCACAGACCTCTGTGTAGGCTTCGAAACAATCGCGTTGTCAGAAATGTTCGGACCAGATATCCCAAGCGAACTCGGGCGAAAACCTGTTCCTTCATTGTATGCTATAGCTACTGGAGATCTGATGTTCCCATCAGTATTTACAACAGTCCTGCGACAAGGCAGTTTACATGATGCTTTCATTTCTGGTTTGAGGTTCTATTTGGACACTTATGCGGAAATAGCGGGTGAAAATCTTGCCATCGAAGGCTCGATGAATTCGAAATCGGCGCTATACATGCTTGCCGGTCTCTACGACACACTATGGTTGTCTTATTTGCAGCAAGGGCGCCAGGAAGAGTTCCGCCCTCTACTGACGAGGTACACACTGATTGTAGAGCACAGCGGCGTGccatatttgtatgaatatcTTGCGAGCGCCTTGCGTACACTTGGAGAGCATGACATGGCAAAGGACTTAGAGAAACGTGATACACGGGGCCCCCAGAACATGATAACGACTTTGATGAATGCCCTGAAATAA